A stretch of the Balneola vulgaris DSM 17893 genome encodes the following:
- a CDS encoding amidohydrolase family protein gives MKKNRNTILLFLVGTILFSTGIIHLTTQDKALPIIDMHFHALYANAYGNEPTALSTPIETNYPVHDFSKSYEQTWLEWLKDPNRENLSWSAKDDADLKKQTFELLEKYNIYAIMNGNEEILRDWQKDMPDRITPALWYSQYLGSEPPIDSVKLWFEQGKYEVFAELATQYDGKSPDDPSLEPYFAWAEENDIPVGIHIGTGPPGSPYLTGSPNYRARLHSPMALEEVLVKHPKLRVWIMHAGWPMLDETMAVLFAHPQVYVDIGIISHLNSRKEFHSYLKRIVEAGFGKQVMFGSDYIVWPKALEVSIESVTDADFLTEAQKRDILYNNAARFLKLSQEEIDRHHGK, from the coding sequence ATGAAAAAAAATAGAAATACAATACTCCTTTTCTTGGTCGGGACCATTCTTTTCTCAACGGGCATTATTCATTTAACTACACAAGATAAAGCGTTGCCTATTATTGATATGCATTTCCACGCCTTATACGCTAATGCATACGGCAATGAACCAACAGCCCTTTCTACCCCTATTGAAACGAACTATCCAGTACACGATTTTTCCAAATCTTATGAGCAAACCTGGTTGGAATGGTTGAAAGATCCGAATCGAGAAAACCTAAGTTGGAGTGCTAAGGACGATGCTGATCTGAAAAAACAAACTTTCGAATTGCTCGAAAAGTATAATATCTATGCCATCATGAACGGGAATGAGGAGATCTTAAGAGATTGGCAAAAAGATATGCCCGATCGGATTACCCCCGCGCTCTGGTATTCTCAATATTTAGGCTCAGAACCACCCATCGACAGTGTGAAACTTTGGTTTGAACAAGGTAAATATGAAGTCTTTGCTGAGCTAGCTACTCAGTATGATGGCAAGAGTCCTGACGACCCTTCCTTGGAACCCTATTTTGCTTGGGCTGAGGAAAATGATATTCCGGTGGGTATTCATATTGGTACCGGTCCTCCTGGCTCCCCCTATTTAACGGGCAGTCCAAATTATAGAGCAAGACTGCACAGCCCAATGGCTTTAGAAGAGGTTCTGGTCAAACATCCCAAGCTAAGAGTTTGGATTATGCACGCGGGTTGGCCAATGTTAGATGAAACCATGGCTGTATTATTTGCGCACCCTCAAGTATATGTGGACATAGGAATCATAAGCCATTTAAATTCAAGAAAAGAATTCCATAGTTACTTGAAGAGGATTGTGGAAGCCGGTTTTGGCAAACAAGTCATGTTTGGCAGTGATTATATCGTATGGCCAAAGGCACTTGAAGTCTCTATTGAAAGTGTTACAGATGCTGATTTTCTTACGGAAGCTCAAAAGAGAGATATACTTTATAACAATGCTGCTAGATTTTTAAAACTGAGCCAAGAAGAAATAGATAGGCATCACGGGAAATAA